A single region of the Podospora pseudopauciseta strain CBS 411.78 chromosome 1, whole genome shotgun sequence genome encodes:
- a CDS encoding hypothetical protein (EggNog:ENOG503PFF0): MHLYLGKSHPPTSTIVNVENTTMESEYQSITADITEEKVERGEVEKRPLKFPWVGIAWRFTGSLFCFIFIIVMLWGYERMGVLSSWDRRGFNTLNILLSAFVSLALGSLLTLLGHTLRWYLLQREAATPGNVDLILGIGEPTGSLRLLWGHTWRGKGWTRTTIIVLLYFIASILARISVAGLGLTFELNEEAGVDYPVMMTDWRDPGWITEPDPRETLRRFVDFASVGLATSPLSLNKSDPASWTTENVDGLGVNRTVDGRTLTYTFSLNEYRGLEVEPNKDHVVHSSSSCIVRNFYNGTVYQDGKSVGEVTATNMEQIPRDDPEYLQILSGLLLHFPTAFVDYIWTAGINEETIGQNMSGCMTTCKYSTPPLPPFSEPLHGSLTWDGTCTQIDIYREDHLSWKDFNKRNASYFGCTSCLSTSSAHSGSSSEPRAGLSPAVFSELIPSSNSSFATYMLLGMGTYERINQYMDPVNLFTRIYSAMDKQTHLVNYAGQGLPSMKTMSDWYLRPVPIAEEVYVAHLAARLPLLGFVGAQRQLPKITKEKGASEKPFIRTVLQVKWRRVMAVMIAINASAVFVILAVYLACRKVMIPNKGRDSPLLTARFLNEFIAGSWGKTTGVDTMREIAERTKNVRLRYETRGGELGIWPVGGEESRVLPTSAP; encoded by the exons ATGCACTTATACCTAGGAAAAAGCCACCCACCTACATCTACGATTGTCAATGTCGAAAACACAACAATGGAATCCGAGTATCAATCAATCACGGCCGACATCACGGAGGAAAAAGTGGAacggggggaggttgagaagagGCCTCTGAAGTTTCCGTGGGTTGGAATCGCATGGCGCTTCACGGGCTCTCTGTTCTGTTTTATTTTCATCATCGTCATGCTCTGGGGGTACGAACGCATGGGTGTCCTCAGTTCTTGGGACCGTCGAGGATTCAACACGCTGAACATTCTCTTGTCGGCGTTTGTGAGTTTGGCGCTGGGTTCGTTGCTGACGCTCCTGGGCCACACGCTCCGTTGGTATCTCCTGCAAAGAGAGGCAGCAACTCCAGGGAACGTTGATCTTATTTTGGGAATTGGCGAACCGACCGGCTCTCTCAGGCTTCTTTGGGGCCACACTTGGCGTGGCAAGGGGTGGACCAGAACAACGATTATTGTGCTGCTCTACTTCATTGCCTCGATTCTTGCTCGAATCAGCGTCGCCGGTCTGGGCTTGACATTCGAGTTGAACGAGGAGGCCGGGGTCGATTACCCGGTCATGATGACGGATTGGAGAGATCCGGGATGGATAACAGAACCCGATCCCCGAGAGACCCTGCGCAGGTTTGTCGACTTTGCTTCGGTTGGGCTGGCAACATCCCCTTTATCCCTGAACAAGTCAGATCCGGCATCATGGACCACCGAGAATGTCGACGGGCTGGGTGTGAATCGAACAGTGGACGGCCGCACGCTCACTTacaccttctccctcaatGAGTATCGCGGTCTGGAAGTCGAACCCAATAAAGACCATGTCGTCCACAGCTCGTCGAGCTGCATCGTCCGGAACTTTTATAATGGCACGGTTTACCAGGATGGGAAGAGCGTGGGAGAAGTCACGG CTACAAATATGGAACAAATCCCACGTGATGATCCCGAGTACTTGCAGATACTCTCTGGACTTCTTTTACATTTTCCAACGGCGTTTGTCGATTACATCTGGACTGCTGGTATCAACGAGGAGACAATCGGTCAGAATATGTCAGGGTGCATGACGACTTGTAAGtattcaaccccccccctcccccccttctctgAACCCTTGCACGGATCATTGACATGGGATGGGACATGTACCCAAATAGACATATACAGGGAAGATCACCTAAGCTGGAAGGACTTCAACAAACGCAACGCCAGCTATTTCGGATGCACATCCTGCCTCTCCACTTCTTCTGCGCACTCTGGATCGTCATCCGAGCCTCGGGCTGGCTTGTCTCCGGCCGTCTTCTCGGAACTCATCCCATCGTCCAACTCGTCCTTTGCAACCTACATGCTTCTCGGCATGGGAACATACGAACGCATCAACCAGTACATGGACCCTGTCAACCTATTCACTCGCATTTATTCAGCCATGGACAAACAGACCCACCTTGTCAACTATGCTGGTCAAGGCTTGCCCTCAATGAAGACGATGTCTGACTGGTATCTGAGACCGGTCCCCATCGCGGAAGAGGTCTATGTCGCCCACTTGGCTGCAAGGTTACCCCTCTTGGGATTCGTCGGTGCTCAGAGACAATTACCAAAGATCacgaaggagaagggggcgTCCGAGAAGCCGTTTATTCGGACGGTGCTGCAGGTAAAGTGGAGGAGAGTCATGGCCGTCATGATTGCTATTAATGCTTCGGCTGTGTTTgtcattttggcggtttATTTGGCATGCAGGAAGGTGATGATTCCCAATAAGGGGCGAGATAGCCCCCTGCTGACGGCGAGGTTCTTGAATGAGTTTATTGCTGGCAGTTGGGGGAAGACTACGGGTGTGGACACCATGAGGGAGATTGCGGAGAGGACGAAGAATGTCAGGTTGAGGTATGAGACTAGGGGGGGTGAGTTGGGGATTTGgcctgttggtggtgaggaaagTCGTGTACTTCCTACCTCTGCTCCTTAG